One Acidobacteriota bacterium DNA segment encodes these proteins:
- a CDS encoding ABC transporter permease → MIRARSLWLQAGGPVIGAGVAALAAAGLLLLAGVSPLEAFRQMGLGAFGSANRMADVLVVWGPLALVTAGLLATFAAGLWNIGIEGQIVMGAIGVTGVLRLLQDAPLSPWLVLAIALAAGMAAGAAWAVLAGLLKTIGGVNEIFGGLGLNFIASALILWLIFGPWKRPGIGSMSGTEPFPEALGLPNLAGTRLSLWSLALGLAAVGVMALLLSRSVLGLRLRAVGSNARAAFLLGVPTRRHLLTAFGMCGALAGMAGFVQVTAVYHRLIPSISSGYGFLGLLVALIIRCRASWVVPVAAFFAAITIGGIQLPIALQLDSSLSGVLQGLLVLGVLFSDGLRHRAAARS, encoded by the coding sequence ATGATCCGCGCCCGTTCACTCTGGCTGCAGGCAGGAGGGCCGGTCATCGGGGCCGGCGTGGCCGCGCTGGCCGCCGCCGGCCTGCTGCTGCTGGCCGGCGTATCACCTCTCGAGGCGTTCCGCCAGATGGGACTGGGCGCCTTCGGATCCGCCAACCGGATGGCCGACGTCCTGGTGGTCTGGGGCCCGCTGGCGCTGGTCACCGCCGGACTGCTCGCCACCTTTGCCGCCGGGCTGTGGAACATCGGCATCGAGGGGCAGATCGTCATGGGCGCCATCGGCGTCACTGGAGTCCTGCGGCTCCTGCAGGACGCGCCCCTGTCCCCGTGGCTGGTTCTGGCCATCGCGCTGGCGGCTGGAATGGCTGCCGGCGCCGCATGGGCGGTGCTGGCCGGGCTGCTGAAGACCATCGGCGGCGTCAACGAGATCTTTGGCGGGTTGGGACTGAACTTCATCGCCTCCGCCCTCATCCTGTGGCTCATCTTCGGTCCCTGGAAACGGCCGGGCATCGGCTCAATGAGCGGCACCGAACCGTTCCCCGAAGCGCTGGGACTTCCCAACCTGGCCGGCACGCGGCTCAGCCTCTGGTCCCTGGCGCTGGGATTGGCGGCAGTGGGCGTCATGGCGCTGCTGTTGAGCCGGAGTGTGCTCGGCCTGCGGCTCAGAGCGGTGGGATCGAACGCCCGGGCTGCCTTTCTGCTGGGGGTGCCCACACGGCGGCATCTGCTGACGGCGTTCGGAATGTGCGGCGCGCTGGCCGGGATGGCCGGTTTCGTGCAGGTGACCGCCGTCTATCACAGGCTGATCCCGTCGATTTCCAGCGGTTACGGCTTCCTGGGGTTGCTGGTCGCCCTCATCATCCGCTGCCGGGCGAGCTGGGTGGTCCCGGTGGCGGCCTTCTTCGCCGCCATCACCATCGGCGGCATCCAGTTGCCCATCGCCCTGCAGCTGGACTCGTCCCTGTCCGGCGTGCTGCAGGGACTGCTGGTGCTGGGCGTGTTATTCTCCGACGGCCTCCGCCACCGGGCGGCGGCGCGGTCTTGA
- a CDS encoding ATP-binding cassette domain-containing protein: protein MDITLKEIRKTFGRVNANDRVTLAVPGGTIQGLLGENGAGKSTLMKILSGYLRPDGGDILLDGKSALFRHPADAVRAGIGMLHQDPQDFPTLTVLENFMSGRPDRLFPSRSAAMSQLRKLAATFGFAFDPRAYLDTLTVGERQQLEILRLLSLNVRVLILDEPTTGISTAQKAQLFDTLRRLSAEGRTILFVSHKLEEVESLCHGVAVLRAGALAGTLAPPYTTAELVTLMFGRPVAMPQRELVAPGRPVLELRGLTAVDDRLRLAPLDLDIRSGEVVGLAGLTGSGQRLLLRACAGLVRPTAGTVRIGGLDLTGRSYPSFRSRGVVFVPTARLEEGLIGDMDLSEHLQLIRPPRGLFINWTSARTAADERIREFAIRGRPDTRMRDLSGGNQQRALLALLAPPLALILIEEPTRGLDVESAAAVWTRLRAHCRAGTAILFLSSDMDEILTHSDRIVVCYCGRCSPPLDPAAADREILGRLIGGKGWDREAAG, encoded by the coding sequence ATGGACATCACCCTGAAGGAAATCCGCAAGACATTCGGCCGCGTCAACGCCAATGACCGCGTGACGCTGGCCGTGCCTGGAGGCACCATCCAGGGCCTGCTCGGCGAGAATGGCGCCGGCAAGAGCACCCTGATGAAAATTCTGTCGGGCTACCTGCGCCCAGACGGCGGCGACATCCTACTCGACGGGAAATCGGCCCTATTCCGCCATCCGGCCGACGCGGTGCGCGCCGGCATCGGGATGTTACACCAGGATCCTCAGGACTTTCCCACGCTCACCGTGCTGGAGAATTTCATGTCCGGCCGGCCGGACCGTCTGTTCCCGTCGCGATCAGCGGCGATGAGCCAGCTGCGCAAGCTGGCGGCGACCTTCGGGTTCGCCTTCGACCCCAGAGCCTACCTGGACACGCTGACGGTGGGCGAGCGCCAGCAGTTGGAGATCCTGCGCCTGCTGAGCCTGAATGTCCGGGTGCTGATCCTGGACGAACCCACCACCGGGATCAGCACGGCGCAGAAAGCCCAGCTCTTCGATACCCTCCGACGGCTGTCCGCCGAAGGCCGGACCATCCTGTTCGTCTCCCACAAGCTGGAGGAGGTGGAATCGTTGTGCCACGGTGTGGCCGTCCTCCGCGCCGGCGCGCTGGCCGGGACGCTGGCGCCGCCGTACACCACGGCGGAGCTGGTCACGCTCATGTTCGGCCGGCCGGTGGCCATGCCCCAGCGGGAACTGGTGGCACCGGGTCGTCCTGTGCTGGAGCTGCGCGGGTTAACGGCCGTGGATGACCGGCTGCGGCTCGCGCCGCTGGACCTCGACATCCGGTCAGGTGAGGTGGTGGGCCTGGCCGGTCTCACGGGTAGCGGACAGCGTCTCCTGCTGCGGGCATGCGCGGGCCTGGTCCGGCCCACCGCCGGCACCGTGCGGATCGGGGGCCTCGACCTGACGGGCCGCTCCTACCCGTCCTTCCGCAGCCGCGGCGTGGTCTTCGTGCCCACGGCGCGCCTGGAGGAAGGCCTGATCGGCGACATGGATCTGTCGGAACACCTGCAACTGATCCGACCGCCGCGGGGCCTGTTCATCAACTGGACCAGCGCCCGGACCGCGGCCGACGAGCGAATCCGGGAGTTCGCGATCCGGGGGCGGCCCGACACCCGGATGCGGGACCTTTCGGGCGGCAACCAGCAGCGGGCGCTGCTGGCGTTGCTGGCTCCGCCGCTGGCGCTGATCCTTATCGAAGAGCCCACGCGGGGGCTGGATGTGGAGTCGGCCGCCGCCGTCTGGACCCGGTTGCGCGCGCACTGCCGGGCGGGCACGGCCATCCTGTTTCTGTCGTCCGACATGGATGAGATCCTCACCCACAGCGACCGGATCGTGGTGTGCTATTGCGGGCGGTGCTCACCGCCCCTGGATCCCGCCGCCGCGGACCGCGAGATACTGGGCCGGCTCATCGGCGGCAAAGGCTGGGATCGGGAGGCTGCCGGATGA
- a CDS encoding BMP family ABC transporter substrate-binding protein, translating to MRLLAGVLLVGLAGCGSGPSPDITAPPQNEFVFGLLMVGPANDHGWSQAHFEAGRYVEKNVSGTRMVYVDKVNPSDRPGTTPAQLANDLLARGARLIIFNSDDMKDGALEFARAHRDIPVIHISGDSAWPEGRDYARLPNVANVMGRMEHGAAMAGFAAAMTTRTGRIGYLGPLINDETRRLAAATYLGARHAWTQVLKRNPGQLRFKVSWIGFWFNIPGVTADPTQVADGFFSSGFDVVVSGIYTTEALAEAKKFSTPDKPAYAIPYDYVNACAEAEGVCLGVPYYNWGPAYVQHVEAVRAGSWQPSFQWLSPHWPDINDPDRSAVGFQKGAALAPAAARELDAFIGALAGGLNLWTGPLLYQDGTVFLKPGETATDVQVWYLPQLLQGMTGQSVSNQ from the coding sequence ATGCGACTGCTCGCGGGTGTGCTGCTGGTCGGGCTGGCCGGCTGCGGTTCCGGTCCCTCGCCGGACATCACGGCGCCTCCGCAGAACGAGTTCGTATTCGGCCTGCTGATGGTGGGACCGGCCAACGACCACGGGTGGAGCCAGGCCCATTTCGAAGCGGGCCGATACGTCGAAAAGAACGTGTCCGGCACCCGCATGGTGTATGTGGACAAGGTCAACCCGTCCGATCGCCCGGGCACCACCCCCGCTCAGCTCGCGAACGACCTGCTGGCCCGCGGCGCCCGCTTGATCATCTTCAACTCCGACGATATGAAAGACGGCGCGCTGGAGTTCGCCCGCGCCCACCGCGACATCCCGGTCATCCACATCTCCGGAGACAGCGCCTGGCCCGAGGGCCGGGACTACGCCCGGCTGCCCAACGTAGCCAACGTCATGGGACGGATGGAGCACGGTGCGGCCATGGCCGGATTCGCCGCAGCCATGACCACCCGCACCGGCCGGATCGGCTATCTGGGCCCGCTGATCAACGACGAGACGCGTCGCCTGGCCGCCGCCACTTACCTGGGCGCCCGCCATGCCTGGACGCAGGTGCTCAAGCGCAATCCGGGGCAGCTCCGCTTCAAGGTGTCGTGGATCGGCTTCTGGTTCAATATCCCCGGAGTCACCGCCGACCCCACCCAGGTGGCTGACGGTTTCTTCTCCAGCGGTTTCGACGTGGTCGTGTCGGGTATCTACACCACCGAGGCTCTGGCTGAAGCCAAGAAGTTCTCCACGCCGGACAAGCCGGCCTACGCCATTCCTTACGACTACGTGAACGCCTGCGCCGAAGCCGAAGGCGTCTGTCTTGGTGTGCCGTACTACAACTGGGGGCCGGCCTACGTCCAACACGTGGAAGCCGTCCGCGCCGGCTCCTGGCAGCCGTCGTTCCAATGGTTGAGCCCTCACTGGCCGGATATCAACGACCCCGACCGCTCCGCCGTCGGGTTTCAGAAGGGAGCGGCGCTGGCCCCGGCCGCCGCGCGGGAACTGGACGCGTTCATCGGCGCGCTGGCCGGCGGTCTCAACCTGTGGACCGGTCCGCTGCTGTACCAGGACGGCACGGTCTTCCTCAAGCCCGGCGAAACCGCCACGGATGTCCAGGTCTGGTACCTGCCGCAGTTGCTCCAGGGCATGACGGGCCAGAGCGTCTCGAACCAGTGA
- the ftcD gene encoding glutamate formimidoyltransferase, protein MSKIIAVIPNICEGRDRKFIDELAAQLNSVPNLMMLDVSMDHLRNRTVFGFTGPRDAIFEGGLHLYEVALARIDMRRHQGAYPRIGSVDVFPFVPLKDATIAEAVQMSVEFAELVAARFKIPVYLFSESARYPARRDIDNIREGEYEGFAEKIKEPRWRPDFGPETFPADTGATIIGARHPLISFSVLLLTTDLEAARAVCQIMQWGHGGLPHVKAHLGCDEATQHPVITVSIHNFRETPMYRVIEMLRMECRRYGISLGPVEMIGLIPEVAFVESAEYYMGIRGFDHEKLLERNIQKHLDEKFLFTD, encoded by the coding sequence ATGAGCAAGATCATCGCCGTGATTCCCAACATCTGCGAAGGCCGCGACCGGAAATTCATCGATGAACTGGCCGCGCAACTCAACAGCGTGCCCAACCTGATGATGCTGGACGTGTCCATGGACCACCTCCGCAACCGAACGGTTTTCGGATTCACCGGCCCGCGCGACGCCATCTTCGAGGGCGGCCTGCACCTGTACGAGGTCGCGCTGGCGCGGATCGACATGCGGCGGCACCAGGGCGCCTATCCCCGCATCGGCTCGGTGGACGTCTTTCCCTTCGTCCCCCTGAAGGACGCCACCATCGCCGAGGCCGTCCAGATGTCCGTGGAGTTCGCCGAGCTGGTGGCCGCGCGCTTCAAGATTCCGGTGTACCTGTTCAGCGAGTCTGCCCGCTACCCCGCCCGCCGCGATATCGACAACATCCGCGAGGGCGAGTACGAGGGCTTCGCCGAAAAGATCAAGGAGCCCCGCTGGCGCCCCGACTTCGGCCCCGAAACCTTCCCGGCGGACACCGGCGCCACCATCATCGGCGCCCGCCATCCACTGATCAGCTTCAGCGTGCTCCTGCTCACCACCGATCTGGAGGCAGCCCGCGCCGTCTGCCAGATCATGCAGTGGGGCCACGGCGGGCTGCCCCACGTCAAGGCGCACCTGGGGTGCGACGAAGCCACCCAGCACCCGGTGATCACGGTATCGATCCACAATTTCCGGGAAACCCCCATGTACCGGGTGATCGAGATGCTGCGCATGGAATGCCGGCGGTACGGCATCTCACTCGGCCCTGTCGAGATGATCGGCCTGATTCCTGAAGTTGCCTTTGTCGAATCGGCCGAGTACTACATGGGCATCCGCGGATTCGATCACGAGAAACTGCTGGAACGTAATATCCAGAAGCACCTCGACGAAAAGTTCCTGTTCACTGACTGA
- a CDS encoding sodium ion-translocating decarboxylase subunit beta, producing the protein MNAAVLKPGAKGQLLDRQGRQAGLFRVIAVAEHHSVGLVTNIARGVFNRDIHTGEIQNYTDQILTGLGVVNLSYLNLVMLVIGCLFIYLGIAKEYEPLLLVPIGFGILVGNIPLPLQIFDAISIYMIDPLTHEYVFNTTTNSVLGMIYFGVRAGIFPPLIFLGIGALTDFSAMLSNPKGVLLGAAAQIGIFATFLGALVLGFSANDAASIGIIGGADGPTAIFLASRLSPNLIGPIAIAAYSYMAMVPIIQPPIMKLLTTKKERLIRMKPGRKVSKTEKILFPIAGMIVTCLVAPGGLPLLGMLFFGNLLKESGVTCRLSKTASSALLDICTILLGLVVGASTSAQVFLTPRSVLIFVLGCFAFAVATAGGVLFAKFMNMFLKDKINPLIGSAGVSAVPDAARVSETVGLAEDPNNHLLMHAMGPNVAGVIGSAIAAGIFLGIF; encoded by the coding sequence ATGAACGCCGCGGTCCTCAAACCCGGCGCCAAGGGACAACTGCTGGACCGCCAGGGACGCCAGGCCGGACTCTTCCGGGTGATCGCCGTGGCCGAGCATCACAGCGTCGGCCTGGTGACCAACATCGCCCGGGGCGTGTTCAACCGCGATATCCACACCGGCGAGATCCAGAATTACACGGATCAGATCCTGACCGGTCTGGGCGTGGTCAATCTCTCGTACCTCAACCTCGTTATGCTGGTGATCGGGTGCCTGTTCATCTACCTCGGCATTGCCAAGGAGTACGAACCCCTGCTCCTGGTCCCCATCGGCTTCGGCATCCTGGTGGGCAACATCCCCCTGCCCCTCCAGATCTTCGACGCCATCTCCATCTACATGATCGATCCCCTCACCCACGAGTACGTGTTCAACACCACCACCAACAGCGTGCTGGGAATGATCTACTTCGGCGTCCGGGCGGGCATCTTCCCGCCCCTGATCTTCCTGGGCATCGGCGCGCTGACCGATTTCTCGGCCATGCTGTCCAATCCCAAGGGCGTGTTGCTCGGCGCCGCCGCCCAGATCGGCATCTTCGCCACGTTCCTCGGCGCCCTGGTCCTGGGGTTCTCCGCCAACGACGCCGCCTCCATCGGCATCATCGGCGGCGCCGACGGCCCCACGGCCATCTTTCTGGCGTCCCGCTTGTCGCCCAACCTGATCGGCCCCATCGCCATCGCCGCCTACTCCTACATGGCCATGGTGCCAATCATCCAGCCGCCGATCATGAAGCTGCTCACCACCAAAAAGGAGCGGCTCATCCGGATGAAACCGGGCCGGAAAGTGAGCAAGACGGAGAAGATCCTGTTCCCCATCGCCGGCATGATCGTCACCTGTCTGGTGGCGCCCGGCGGCCTGCCGCTGCTGGGTATGCTGTTCTTCGGCAACCTGCTGAAGGAGTCGGGCGTGACGTGCCGTCTGTCCAAGACGGCCTCCAGCGCCCTCTTGGACATCTGCACCATCCTGCTGGGTCTGGTGGTGGGGGCATCGACATCGGCCCAGGTCTTCCTGACTCCGCGTTCAGTGCTGATCTTTGTGCTCGGCTGTTTCGCCTTCGCCGTCGCCACGGCGGGCGGCGTGCTGTTCGCCAAGTTCATGAACATGTTCCTGAAGGACAAGATCAATCCCCTGATAGGGTCGGCCGGCGTATCGGCCGTCCCTGACGCGGCGCGCGTGTCGGAGACCGTGGGTTTGGCCGAAGATCCGAACAACCACCTGCTGATGCACGCCATGGGCCCCAACGTCGCCGGCGTCATCGGCTCGGCCATCGCCGCCGGCATCTTTCTCGGCATATTCTAG
- a CDS encoding biotin/lipoyl-binding protein — translation MSRYTLKIAGREYTAEVKELTGETARIVVNNTEYAVDLVEIGRKIVAAPTMHRPSAVAPASTAAPPPAAIPASRGSRPVAGESVMSPLPGLILDVFVKEGSTVEAGANLVLMEAMKMENHIRSPYSGTVKKVHVKNGDVVSEGDPLVDIARSAMTTL, via the coding sequence ATGAGCCGATACACCCTGAAAATCGCCGGCCGCGAGTACACCGCCGAAGTCAAGGAACTGACCGGCGAAACGGCCCGGATCGTGGTCAACAACACCGAGTACGCGGTGGATCTCGTGGAGATCGGCCGCAAGATCGTCGCGGCTCCGACCATGCATCGGCCCTCCGCGGTGGCGCCGGCGTCCACAGCCGCTCCGCCGCCGGCTGCCATCCCGGCGTCGCGCGGCAGCCGGCCCGTCGCCGGCGAGAGTGTCATGTCGCCGCTGCCGGGCCTCATTCTGGACGTCTTTGTCAAGGAGGGGAGCACCGTCGAGGCGGGCGCCAACCTGGTGCTGATGGAAGCCATGAAAATGGAAAATCACATCCGGTCGCCCTATAGCGGGACCGTTAAGAAAGTGCACGTCAAAAACGGTGACGTGGTCTCCGAAGGCGATCCGCTCGTGGACATCGCCCGTTCGGCCATGACCACCCTGTAG
- a CDS encoding OadG family protein: MSVIEALMVTGLGMSVVFIGLALTALMIWSFRVVPEFLQRMRRPAAPPPPAVETVADSAPLDPQVLAVILTVLEIELRLNAPDRGSRLTLTRQRQSVQPPPQRGIFNLT; encoded by the coding sequence GTGAGCGTGATCGAAGCGTTGATGGTGACCGGACTCGGCATGAGCGTGGTGTTCATCGGCCTGGCCCTGACCGCCTTGATGATCTGGTCGTTCCGGGTCGTCCCCGAGTTTCTCCAGCGAATGCGTCGCCCGGCTGCACCGCCCCCTCCCGCTGTGGAAACGGTCGCCGACTCCGCCCCTCTTGATCCCCAAGTGCTAGCCGTCATCCTGACGGTTCTGGAAATCGAACTGCGTCTCAACGCGCCCGATCGCGGCAGCCGCCTGACCCTGACCCGCCAGCGGCAATCGGTTCAGCCGCCGCCGCAGCGGGGTATCTTCAACCTGACGTAG
- a CDS encoding acyl-CoA carboxylase subunit beta gives MSIERKLLDVANLREKARAGGGPKRIEKQHEQGKYTARERLEKLLDEGSFEEFDMFVTHRCTDFEMEKNQPLTDGVITGYGTINGRLVFVFSQDFTIFGGSLSKAYAEKICKVMDMAVRMGAPIIGLNDSGGARIQEGVDALAGYADIFLKNVLSSGVVPQISMILGPCAGGAVYSPAITDFVIMVRQSSYMFLTGPKVVKQVTREDVTTEQLGGADIHATRSGVAHLVYDNEDAALEALRKLLSFVPQNNTDAPPLAENADPIDRQDAELNSLLPDNPNKPYDMKALIRIVADQHDFFEIQPDFAANIIVGFARFNGRPVGIVANQPQVLAGVLDNNASIKGARFVRFCDAFNIPLVVFEDVPGFMPGTSQEYGGIIRNGAKLLYAFAEATVPKVTIITRKAYGGAYCVMSSKHIRGDINLAWPTAEIAVMGPDGAIEVIYRKELDAAADPKAKSDELKQIYRDLFANPFTAARKGYIDDVIDPSSTRFRIVKALEMLSTKRDTNLPRKHGNIPL, from the coding sequence ATGAGCATCGAACGCAAGCTGCTGGATGTGGCCAACCTGAGAGAGAAGGCTCGCGCCGGCGGCGGCCCGAAACGGATCGAGAAGCAGCACGAGCAGGGCAAGTACACCGCCCGCGAGCGCCTGGAAAAGCTGCTGGATGAAGGCAGCTTCGAAGAGTTCGACATGTTCGTGACGCACCGGTGCACCGATTTCGAGATGGAGAAGAACCAGCCTCTCACTGACGGCGTGATCACCGGCTACGGCACCATCAACGGGCGGCTGGTGTTCGTTTTCTCCCAGGATTTCACCATCTTCGGCGGCTCCCTGTCCAAGGCCTACGCCGAGAAGATCTGCAAGGTCATGGACATGGCCGTCCGGATGGGCGCGCCGATCATCGGCCTGAACGATTCCGGCGGCGCCCGCATCCAGGAGGGCGTCGACGCGCTGGCCGGGTACGCGGACATCTTCCTGAAAAACGTCCTCAGCTCCGGCGTGGTCCCCCAGATCTCCATGATCCTGGGCCCCTGCGCCGGCGGCGCCGTCTATTCGCCGGCCATCACCGATTTCGTGATCATGGTGCGGCAGAGTTCCTATATGTTCCTCACCGGCCCCAAGGTGGTCAAACAGGTCACTCGTGAGGACGTGACCACCGAGCAGCTCGGCGGCGCCGACATCCATGCCACCCGGAGCGGCGTCGCTCACCTGGTCTACGACAACGAGGATGCCGCGCTGGAAGCCCTGCGCAAGCTCCTGTCGTTCGTCCCCCAGAACAACACCGATGCGCCGCCGCTGGCGGAGAACGCCGACCCCATCGACCGCCAGGACGCCGAGCTGAACAGCCTGCTCCCGGACAATCCGAACAAGCCGTACGACATGAAGGCGCTGATCCGAATCGTGGCGGACCAGCATGACTTTTTCGAGATCCAGCCGGATTTCGCCGCCAACATCATCGTTGGCTTTGCACGCTTCAACGGACGTCCGGTGGGTATCGTGGCCAACCAGCCCCAGGTGCTGGCCGGCGTGCTCGACAACAACGCTTCGATCAAAGGCGCCCGGTTCGTCCGCTTCTGCGACGCCTTCAACATCCCTCTGGTGGTGTTTGAGGACGTGCCCGGCTTCATGCCCGGTACGAGCCAGGAGTACGGCGGCATCATCCGCAACGGCGCCAAGCTGCTGTATGCGTTTGCCGAGGCGACTGTGCCCAAGGTGACCATCATCACCCGCAAGGCGTACGGCGGAGCCTATTGTGTCATGAGTTCCAAGCACATCCGGGGCGACATCAACCTGGCCTGGCCCACCGCGGAGATCGCGGTGATGGGCCCCGACGGCGCCATCGAGGTCATTTACCGGAAGGAACTGGACGCGGCCGCCGATCCGAAGGCCAAGTCCGACGAACTCAAGCAGATCTACCGCGACCTGTTCGCCAATCCGTTCACCGCGGCGCGGAAGGGCTACATCGACGACGTGATCGATCCGTCCTCGACGCGCTTCCGGATTGTCAAGGCGCTGGAAATGCTCAGCACCAAGCGGGACACCAACCTGCCGCGCAAGCACGGCAATATCCCCCTGTAA
- a CDS encoding class I SAM-dependent methyltransferase codes for MEIVALCLSVLLVGAVLSIVYHTLKTGISPLPSSRRARQVMLSEIPAGFSGTIVEAGSGWGSLAVPLARRFPEATVIGYELSPVPLFCSRLRRLGRWPKLRLIRADFRAVSLADADLVVCYLFPEAMHALDKKLSRELRAGARVISNTFSLPGWKPVRTHRLSDIYATRIYVYKRQAGPHL; via the coding sequence ATGGAGATCGTCGCGCTCTGCCTGTCGGTTCTTTTGGTCGGAGCCGTCCTGTCCATCGTCTACCACACTCTGAAGACCGGGATTTCGCCGCTCCCCTCCAGCCGGCGGGCCCGTCAGGTCATGCTGTCGGAGATCCCCGCGGGTTTCTCCGGAACGATCGTGGAGGCGGGTTCGGGCTGGGGGTCACTGGCTGTCCCACTGGCCAGGCGGTTTCCGGAAGCAACTGTCATCGGCTACGAGTTGTCCCCCGTGCCGCTCTTCTGCTCGCGACTCCGCCGACTTGGCAGGTGGCCCAAGCTCCGGCTCATTCGGGCGGACTTCCGGGCGGTGTCCCTGGCCGATGCCGATCTGGTGGTCTGCTATCTGTTCCCGGAAGCCATGCACGCTTTGGACAAAAAACTCAGCCGCGAACTGCGAGCCGGGGCCCGGGTGATCAGCAACACCTTTTCCCTGCCAGGTTGGAAGCCGGTCCGCACCCACCGCCTGTCCGACATTTATGCCACCCGGATCTATGTCTACAAACGCCAGGCGGGACCGCATTTGTAA